The following proteins are co-located in the Flectobacillus major DSM 103 genome:
- a CDS encoding nuclear transport factor 2 family protein, producing MDNQRPPFPPFSLETAILKVQMAEDAWNSRDPERVSLAYTIDTEWRNRSEFINGREEVKSFLTRKWQKELDYKLKKELWSFNDNRIAVRFEYEYHDVAGQWFRAYGNELWEFDQNGLMQRRFASINDLAIDESTRKFKDQLEEEVVVPDECGDALWDKVLEEADKRDALKKILLGNTDKK from the coding sequence ATGGATAATCAACGCCCTCCTTTCCCCCCATTTAGCCTTGAAACAGCTATTCTGAAAGTACAAATGGCTGAAGATGCTTGGAATAGTCGAGACCCCGAGCGTGTATCGTTGGCTTATACCATTGATACAGAATGGCGTAATCGAAGCGAATTTATCAATGGTCGTGAAGAAGTAAAAAGCTTTTTGACTCGAAAATGGCAGAAAGAACTAGATTATAAACTCAAAAAAGAACTCTGGTCTTTTAATGACAATCGTATAGCGGTACGTTTTGAATACGAATACCATGACGTTGCTGGACAATGGTTTAGGGCTTATGGTAACGAACTTTGGGAGTTTGACCAAAATGGACTAATGCAAAGGCGGTTTGCGAGTATCAACGATTTGGCCATTGATGAGTCTACAAGAAAGTTTAAAGATCAACTAGAAGAGGAGGTTGTTGTTCCTGATGAATGTGGTGATGCACTTTGGGATAAAGTTTTGGAAGAAGCAGACAAAAGAGATGCCCTAAAAAAAATACTTTTGGGAAATACAGACAAAAAATAA
- a CDS encoding pyridoxamine 5'-phosphate oxidase family protein encodes MNYYNIAFSDASKKLQERFGSRNTYSKAEKFGVKEGLSDNEIRFIEERDSFYMATIGTNGFPYIQHRGGPTGFVKVIDDKTIAFLDFAGNRQFVSVGNMLSNDKVALIMVSYPHRARIKLYAKARIEELDANPALTEQLQLDNYKSRPERIIILDIEAFDWNCPQHITPRYTLAEIEESINGDLDI; translated from the coding sequence ATGAATTATTATAACATAGCATTTTCAGATGCCAGTAAAAAACTACAAGAGCGTTTTGGCAGTCGTAATACTTATTCAAAGGCTGAAAAGTTTGGCGTAAAAGAAGGACTCAGCGACAACGAGATACGCTTTATAGAAGAGCGAGATAGTTTTTATATGGCTACTATTGGCACAAACGGATTTCCTTATATTCAGCATCGTGGAGGGCCGACTGGTTTTGTCAAGGTAATAGATGATAAAACTATTGCTTTCTTAGACTTTGCAGGGAATAGGCAGTTTGTTTCGGTTGGGAATATGCTATCTAATGACAAAGTAGCCTTAATCATGGTGTCCTATCCTCACAGAGCAAGGATTAAATTGTATGCCAAAGCTAGAATAGAAGAACTAGACGCTAATCCAGCATTAACGGAACAACTCCAACTAGATAACTACAAATCTCGTCCCGAACGTATTATTATTCTTGATATAGAAGCATTTGATTGGAATTGTCCACAACATATTACACCACGCTACACACTTGCCGAAATAGAGGAATCTATCAATGGAGATCTGGATATATAG
- a CDS encoding DUF2975 domain-containing protein: MKRISIVFLQTAVVLIGIVALAMLIRFPLTEGRATNLDLLSIYFDKVILYGYATSIAFFVALYKAFKLLGYIGQNQAFSTNAIQTLKSIKYCAIVLSILIVIGGVYIKIFHDKDDDPAGFLAICIVTTFASIVVATAAAIFEKILQNAFDMKLENDLTI, encoded by the coding sequence ATGAAAAGAATTTCAATAGTATTTCTTCAAACAGCCGTCGTGCTGATTGGTATTGTGGCACTTGCCATGTTGATTAGATTTCCCTTAACTGAGGGTAGAGCCACCAACTTAGACTTGTTGAGTATCTACTTTGACAAGGTTATTTTGTATGGGTATGCAACATCCATTGCCTTTTTTGTGGCACTATACAAGGCATTCAAATTGCTGGGGTATATCGGACAAAACCAAGCATTCTCTACCAATGCCATTCAGACATTAAAGAGTATCAAATATTGTGCAATTGTACTCAGTATTTTAATTGTAATAGGAGGAGTATACATAAAAATATTCCATGATAAAGATGACGACCCTGCAGGTTTTTTGGCCATTTGTATTGTAACTACTTTTGCCTCTATTGTAGTGGCAACGGCTGCCGCAATTTTTGAAAAAATATTACAAAATGCCTTTGATATGAAATTAGAAAATGATTTAACCATTTAG
- a CDS encoding helix-turn-helix domain-containing protein: protein MPIIVNLDVIMAKRKISLNELSERVDLTLSNLSILKTGKAKAIRFSTLEAICKALDCQPSDILEYVNDEKSTT from the coding sequence ATGCCAATTATTGTAAACCTAGACGTGATAATGGCAAAGCGAAAAATATCGCTGAATGAACTTTCAGAAAGAGTTGATTTGACATTATCCAACCTTTCTATCTTAAAGACAGGAAAGGCAAAGGCTATTCGTTTTAGTACCTTAGAAGCCATCTGCAAAGCCTTAGACTGTCAACCAAGTGATATTTTGGAATATGTAAATGACGAAAAAAGTACAACCTAG
- a CDS encoding DUF2798 domain-containing protein yields MKKKYFKYINTLFVVIPMTLIMAFVGLMRNYGFGEDWFFKFLKAWSVMLPVAYAAAFLIIPNARKLAEKLAVKE; encoded by the coding sequence ATGAAAAAGAAATATTTTAAATACATCAACACTTTGTTTGTAGTAATTCCAATGACACTGATTATGGCCTTTGTGGGGTTGATGCGTAATTATGGCTTTGGCGAAGACTGGTTTTTCAAATTCCTGAAGGCTTGGAGTGTCATGTTGCCTGTGGCTTATGCCGCAGCTTTTCTTATTATTCCCAATGCCCGAAAGCTGGCCGAAAAATTAGCCGTAAAAGAGTAA
- a CDS encoding Crp/Fnr family transcriptional regulator: MYQQLIHYINSQIKVSEDELRMILSFFKPLKLKKNELLVTHGQTSQRTFFVGKGCLRIFFINEDGQDATRYFAFENQFATALVSFITGEPSEEFIQAAEHTELLYITHKDFFHLFDSIPQWEKFYRHYLEKAYVNNTKRLMSFLTQDATEKYRQLLNENPIIVRRLPNKMVASYLNISQETLSRLKSKV; encoded by the coding sequence ATGTACCAACAACTTATCCATTATATCAACAGCCAAATCAAAGTCAGTGAAGACGAACTGAGGATGATTCTTTCTTTCTTCAAACCCTTGAAATTAAAGAAAAATGAACTTCTCGTAACACACGGACAAACTAGCCAACGGACTTTCTTCGTTGGCAAAGGTTGTTTACGGATATTTTTTATCAACGAAGATGGACAGGACGCTACACGCTATTTTGCTTTTGAAAACCAGTTTGCTACCGCTTTGGTTAGTTTTATTACTGGCGAGCCTTCCGAAGAGTTTATACAAGCTGCCGAACACACGGAACTACTGTATATTACCCACAAAGATTTCTTTCATCTGTTCGATTCTATTCCCCAATGGGAAAAATTTTATCGCCATTATCTCGAAAAAGCCTATGTGAATAATACCAAACGCCTGATGTCTTTCCTCACACAGGACGCTACTGAAAAATACCGCCAGTTGCTGAATGAAAACCCAATCATTGTGAGGCGATTGCCTAATAAAATGGTTGCTTCTTATCTTAATATTTCTCAGGAAACACTAAGTCGTTTAAAATCGAAAGTCTGA
- a CDS encoding SIP domain-containing protein, protein MNQPKELIIQSGTVLENRQIAAHTFHLKIQSDDFADMQCVGGFTVDIFLGNPYENANCENRKYSFWNYEPVYHIVDLAICTFSNGKGAKWIQKLQQGNRIFFKPPKGKLLADNSAENYLLIGDITSLSHLYEIHRNLAVSKNIFSFIYAEQEADFFPDIDNSFPLHHYIISPTPTDKVVNKIVSLLPAQLDNTIAYVFGHPEVCIALHHYLKHNKNMPTQYLRTKPFWKAEKNESASAIC, encoded by the coding sequence ATGAATCAGCCAAAAGAATTAATAATACAAAGCGGAACTGTTTTGGAAAACAGACAGATTGCCGCACATACCTTTCACTTAAAAATTCAAAGCGATGATTTTGCAGATATGCAGTGTGTCGGTGGGTTTACGGTAGATATTTTTTTAGGAAATCCTTACGAAAACGCTAATTGCGAAAACCGAAAATACTCTTTTTGGAACTACGAACCCGTGTATCACATCGTTGATTTGGCTATTTGTACATTCTCAAATGGAAAAGGAGCTAAATGGATACAAAAATTGCAGCAGGGCAACCGTATTTTCTTCAAACCACCCAAAGGAAAATTACTAGCAGACAACAGTGCCGAAAATTACCTACTGATTGGTGACATCACGTCTTTATCTCATTTGTACGAAATACACAGAAACCTTGCCGTAAGTAAAAATATTTTTAGTTTTATTTATGCAGAACAAGAAGCTGATTTTTTTCCAGACATTGATAACAGCTTCCCATTGCATCATTATATCATTAGCCCAACGCCGACAGATAAGGTAGTGAATAAAATCGTTAGCCTTTTGCCAGCACAGCTTGACAACACTATTGCTTATGTTTTTGGGCATCCAGAGGTATGTATCGCCTTGCACCATTACTTAAAGCACAACAAAAATATGCCAACCCAGTATCTGCGAACAAAACCATTTTGGAAAGCAGAAAAGAATGAGTCGGCCAGTGCTATATGCTGA
- a CDS encoding winged helix-turn-helix transcriptional regulator has protein sequence MKTECIGDYVKLKGKAYPCTVSLTMDLVGGKWKAVILYHLKDEAKRYNELRKEMPTVTEMTLSLQLKQLEKDGLVSRKVYGQKPPIKVVYALSDFGKSFIPVLEAITQWGNKVVSEKGEFVSGLS, from the coding sequence ATGAAAACAGAATGTATCGGAGATTATGTAAAATTGAAAGGAAAAGCTTACCCTTGTACGGTAAGCCTGACAATGGATCTGGTGGGTGGAAAATGGAAAGCCGTTATCCTTTATCATTTAAAAGACGAGGCTAAGAGGTACAACGAACTCCGTAAAGAAATGCCTACCGTTACCGAAATGACCCTAAGTTTACAGTTGAAGCAATTAGAAAAAGACGGCTTGGTATCAAGAAAAGTATATGGCCAAAAACCGCCTATCAAGGTTGTTTATGCTTTAAGTGATTTTGGCAAAAGCTTTATTCCTGTATTGGAAGCAATCACTCAATGGGGCAATAAGGTTGTCAGCGAAAAAGGCGAATTTGTAAGTGGTTTATCATAA
- a CDS encoding NAD(P)H-dependent oxidoreductase, with the protein MALIILAHPNFDKSFANKTIIEALENSKLDLEIRNIHDLYPDFKINAKAEQEALLRHQTIVFQYPFYWYSMPAILKQWFDIVFEYQFAYGSKGDKLKNKNFVPSFTVGSSESSYTALGFQHFRVYEFCKHLEQTAYHTQMNYIDPIYFHGTSLAAGYTPDSIMTNAKHHAQKLIATLSQLQ; encoded by the coding sequence ATGGCATTAATCATTTTAGCACATCCCAATTTTGACAAGTCGTTTGCTAACAAAACAATTATTGAAGCATTGGAAAACAGTAAATTAGATTTGGAAATCAGGAATATACACGACTTATATCCCGATTTCAAAATTAATGCAAAAGCAGAGCAAGAGGCTTTGCTAAGACATCAGACAATCGTTTTTCAGTATCCTTTCTATTGGTACAGTATGCCTGCAATCTTAAAACAGTGGTTCGACATTGTATTTGAATATCAGTTTGCCTACGGCTCAAAAGGTGACAAGCTGAAAAACAAAAACTTTGTGCCAAGTTTTACGGTAGGCTCATCAGAAAGCAGCTATACAGCCTTGGGCTTCCAGCATTTTCGGGTATATGAATTTTGTAAGCACCTAGAGCAGACCGCATATCATACACAAATGAATTACATCGACCCGATTTATTTTCATGGAACTTCCTTAGCTGCTGGCTACACCCCAGATAGTATAATGACTAACGCAAAACACCATGCCCAAAAACTGATAGCAACACTCAGCCAATTGCAATAA
- a CDS encoding carbon-nitrogen hydrolase family protein, producing MKIAIAQTRPIKGDILANIERHKKLIERAIAHKANAIFFPELSITGYEPKLAKALASGQDDSVFDQFQEISDSYLITIGLGMPTLTLWGVQISMILLQPNVPRQKYSKQQLHADELPYFVNGNQQLILTIDNKKVAPAICYESLQIDHSENARQLGAEIYLASVAKSQNGIDKAIKHYPFIARQFSMPVLMANCVGYCDNFESVGQSSVWSIQGVLLGQLDHTSEGILIFDTQTDEVIAQIL from the coding sequence ATGAAAATCGCAATAGCTCAAACAAGACCAATCAAGGGCGATATCTTAGCAAATATAGAGAGGCATAAAAAGTTGATTGAGCGGGCTATTGCTCATAAGGCTAACGCAATTTTTTTTCCTGAACTATCTATAACAGGGTATGAACCCAAACTAGCTAAAGCATTAGCGAGCGGTCAAGATGATAGCGTATTTGACCAGTTTCAAGAAATTAGTGACAGTTATCTAATCACTATTGGACTTGGTATGCCAACCTTAACCCTTTGGGGTGTTCAAATAAGTATGATATTATTGCAACCCAACGTTCCAAGACAAAAGTATTCAAAACAACAACTGCACGCAGACGAATTGCCTTATTTTGTCAATGGAAATCAACAGCTCATTCTAACAATTGATAACAAGAAAGTTGCACCAGCGATTTGCTATGAAAGCTTACAAATCGACCACTCAGAAAATGCTCGTCAGCTTGGGGCCGAAATCTATCTGGCAAGTGTGGCAAAATCTCAGAATGGAATCGACAAAGCCATAAAACATTATCCTTTCATAGCAAGGCAGTTTTCTATGCCTGTTTTAATGGCCAATTGTGTAGGCTATTGTGATAATTTTGAAAGTGTTGGCCAAAGCTCTGTTTGGTCAATACAAGGGGTATTGTTAGGGCAACTTGACCATACCAGTGAAGGGATTTTGATTTTTGATACCCAAACCGATGAAGTAATAGCACAAATCCTGTAA
- a CDS encoding APH(3') family aminoglycoside O-phosphotransferase, whose protein sequence is MMTHSGDLMVLLEPYFANYSIAPILGGATEADLYQVTTNQNERYILKKQVSSLQNDFLNYKWLERKVPVPQVIFYAQYSNYEWLCTTELKGQTLDSYIDTLDKKEVISYYAKSLKWLHSLTIDGNSLVQNLNERLLVAEYNYKNNLVDRSQLQPQYQQYNLGELYTKLLAMKPVDFELVFTHGDYCLDNIIYHNGELSGFIDLGNGGVADKYQDIAIAIRTIQDDFGDEFVSLFYQDYGLREINNDKLAFYMLLDEFF, encoded by the coding sequence ATGATGACCCATAGCGGCGACCTTATGGTACTTCTTGAACCATATTTTGCGAATTATTCTATTGCTCCCATATTGGGTGGTGCTACTGAGGCAGATTTATACCAAGTAACAACCAACCAAAATGAACGCTACATTTTGAAAAAACAGGTATCAAGCCTCCAAAACGACTTCCTAAATTATAAATGGCTTGAAAGAAAAGTACCAGTTCCTCAAGTGATTTTTTATGCTCAATATAGTAATTACGAATGGCTCTGTACAACAGAACTGAAAGGGCAAACCCTTGATAGTTATATAGATACCCTTGATAAAAAAGAAGTTATTAGCTATTATGCTAAATCGCTAAAATGGCTTCATTCATTAACGATTGATGGTAATTCATTAGTCCAAAATCTTAACGAAAGGCTTTTAGTGGCTGAGTATAACTATAAAAACAACCTAGTTGACCGCTCACAGCTACAGCCTCAATACCAGCAGTATAACCTTGGTGAACTGTATACTAAATTATTGGCGATGAAACCCGTCGATTTTGAATTGGTATTTACACACGGAGATTATTGCCTCGATAATATTATTTATCATAATGGCGAATTAAGTGGTTTTATCGACCTTGGCAATGGTGGTGTTGCCGATAAATACCAAGACATTGCTATTGCCATAAGAACAATTCAAGACGATTTTGGCGATGAGTTTGTGAGCCTATTTTACCAAGATTATGGGCTTCGTGAAATCAACAACGACAAACTAGCATTTTACATGCTTTTGGATGAATTTTTCTGA